The DNA sequence AAAAGTATCATCAGTTTAGAGTTGGATTAGATAGTAATATAAAAAGTTTTACattcttttttatataaaaaaaatataaatattaaatatatactttttattttccatAATATCTTTCGATCGGACATATCAAGATTAATCTATCATGAATCGAAGTTCTATTTAAAGATTTACTGGTAGCTAATAAATTATTgcataactttttaaaaagaattgaattattttttaaaactcgaaatgaattttctacaGCCAAATAAATTACTCTTGTCTCAAACCAAATACACACATGATTTATTAGCAGGATGAATCAAACTAAATCCATGTCTACTCCCATGTTGTCCCTGTTGAAACTCATGAAACAATGTTCTAAGAGCTATGAGGATTCAAAGAAATATAGATCTCTTGTTGGCACATtataatatttacaataactagaTTTAGTATTCCCTTCACAATTAATAAAGTCTCTCAATTCATGCATCAACCAACCTTGGAACACTGAAAGGCAGTGAAAAAGATTTTGCATTACCTCTAAAGAACTGTAAACCATGGAATGATATTCAAATTTCTGTCACTTGATTAAGCGGACTAGTGAATTAATTACTAGACCAACTTAATTTggttatatacttttttttttaacaaaataattaactaCATAATAATCACCAAACTTTTCTAGGATTGTTTTTTGTATTAAGTTTAGGGGTGAACgcggatcgaatcggatcggatccaatatccgcagtttttaaGGTTAGATTCGATCCGATCCAACCTTAAAAACATGTCAATAAaacacatttgcggatcggatcggatcggatcggatatatccgcaaaacacaaaaatatttttaaaagcttatttttattaaaaacatgtcaataaaattcattttttctattattttaaatatatttactcttaaaataatattaaacatacttttcttaaataataaattaaaataatataacatatatgataattattagttgaaataaaacataaaaagaatatttacttatttatttctttatttttacggATACGCAGATAtgcggataccaacacaaaatccTCAATCCCATCCGATTAGTGTGCGTATCTGATCCGATCCGAAAGTCTTGCGGATCGGAttcatatccgcaattttcgaaTTGGATTCAGATAAacaccgcggatatgcggatcggatcctaTCCATGAACACCCTAATCAATTTGACATGGTGCTAAAAAAATTTGCCTCATGGGGTTTTTGGTGAGCAATTATATACTAATGGGTGGAGTAGATTGGATTATGAAAAATGTTTAACCCAACCCAATAAATGCCACAATCCAAAAAGGCCCAATTATTCTTCCATGCACACTATCTTTCTTGTCCAACATCATTCAGCCAAAAAAAAATTCCAACTTTCTCCTCCTCACTCTGCAATGCCGACACTGTCAcgccaccaccacctcctcctcctccgtcGTCTCCGCCACCTTCTCCCATCTTCCTTCTCAACCCACTCTCTGCCGCCACCACAGCCTCCTCTCTCTGACCCCTTCTTGGTCGAGAAGGTTCTCCTCAGCTTAAAGCACAACAACCTCAACTCCCTCCACAACCACCTGAACAACAACCTTAACCGCTCCGACCCATTTCCCCTCATCGTCGATATTCTCCGCCGGTGCCATCAAAATCCCACCTTGGCCAACAGGTTCCTACATGCTCTTTCCTTCACTTCTCCCAACCTCAAACACTCCACGCGCTCACTGGGCGCAATGGTGCACGCGCTTGTCCGTCTCAGGAAGGTTCCGGAGGCTCAGGCCCTGCTCCTCCGCATGATCAGGAAAAGCGGAGTCACGCGCCGCGAGATCATCGATTCATTGATCAATGGTGATTCTTGTTCCAATGTCAATGTGAGTGTTTTTGACTTGTTGATAAGGACTTATGTTCAATCTAGGAAGCTTAGAGAAGGTTCTGAAGCTTTTGAATTGTTGAGGGGTAGAGGGTTTTGTGTTTCCATCAATGCATGCAATGCTCTTCTTGGTGCACTTGTGAGAATTGGTTGGGTTGATTTGGCATTCAATGTGTATGATAGTGTTGTGAATAGTGGTATGCATGTTAATGTTTATACTCTTAATATTATGGTTAATGCTTTGTGTAAAGATGGTAGATTGGAATATGTTAAGGATTTTTTGGATGGTATGGAGAATAAGGGTGTTTTCGCCGATGGCGTGACTTATAATACTTTGATCAATGCTCATTGTCGCGAGGGGCTCTTGTCGAAGGCATTCGAGTTGATGAATTCGATGGCAAGCAAGGGGTTAAGACCCGGGGTTTTTACTTATAATGCTATTATCAATGGATTGTGCAAGAAGGGTAACTATGCGAGGGCGAGGGAAGTTTTGGATGAGATGTTGGCGAATGGATTGAGCCCTGATGCCACAACTTTTAACCCCTTGCTTGTGGAGAGTTGTCGGAAGGATAATGTTCGGGAGGCTGAAAAGGTTTTTAACGAAATGTTGCATCATGGAGTTGTTCCTGATTCGATTAGCTTCAGCTCAATTATAGGTGTGTTCTCCAGGAATGGGAATCTTGATCGTGCCTTGGCGTATTTTAATAGCATGAGGGGTTCTGGTTCGGTTCCTGATACCGTGATTTATACCATTCTTATAGACGGATATTGTAGAAACGGAAAAATGCTTGAGGCTTTAAGAATGCGGAATGAAATGGTGGAGCAGGGATGCGTCATGGACGTGGTTACGTATAATACGCTACTGAATGGACTGTGCAAGGGGAAAATGCTTGCTGATGCCGATGAGTTGTTTAAGGAGATGGTGGAAAGAGGAGTTTTTCCTGATTTCTACACTCTAACCACTCTCATCCATGGATATTGCAAGGATGGGAATATGAATAAAGCTCTCGGTTTGTTTGACACAATGACTCAGAGAAACCTTAAGCCAGATGTTGTAACATATAATACATTGATTGATGGATTCTGTAAAATTGGTGAAATGGATAAAGCTAAGGAATTGTGGTCAGATATGTTAAGTAGGAATATAGTGCCAAATCACATATCTTTTAGCATTTTAATAAACGGATTTTGCAGTTTAGGTCTTATGTCCGAAGCATTCGGCTTGTGGGACGAAATGGTAGAGAAAGATATTAAACCCTCCCTGGTTACTTGCAACACCATTGTAAAGGGCTATTTGAGAGCTGGTGATGTGTCGAAGGCTGATGACTTCTTGAACAGGATGATTTCGGGAGGAGTTTCTCCTGATGGTATTACATACAATACTCTTATAAATGGTTTTGTAAAGGAAGAGAACCTTGGCAGAGCTTTTATGTTGATCAACGACATGGTTCAACAAGGGATACTGCCTGATGTTATCACATACAATGCGATTCTATTCGGGTATTGTAGGCAAGGCAGAATGAAAGAGGCTGAGAAGGTATTACGTATGATGATTGACAAAGGAATCAATCCTGATAAATCGACGTACACAGCATTGATCAATGGGCACGTTTCTCAAGACAATCTGAAAGAGGCATTCCGTTTTCATGACGAAATGCTGCAGAGGGGGTTTGTGCCAGAAGACAATGTCTAAGGGATTTTATTGTTGGAGTGATGTACATGTTGGAACTTGGAACATTACAACACTTTGCACCGAATTCCCGGTATGAAAAGGTTGAACTTTCTATCTCCAAGTGTTGTTATCTTAATGTGCCTCATTTGAACTATTTATTGAGATGTGGAATAATAGTGTGTTAATGCGCCTCTTTGTCCAGGTTTCGCATATATAAGGCGAGCATTGCGGCCCTGGTTggtaacaaagaaaagaaagaaagatgtaTGCTTCCTATAACTATCCAATTATGAATGTCTTGGTGCTTTTTTCTTCATGCTCATGAATATGATAATTAATCTCTCAGTACCTACTTTACTGGTATGATTTATACATTCTCTTTTTTCAAATTCAACTATGACATTCAATGTCATTCTTTTAATCAAATACATTGTGGATGCTTCAAGATGCGAACTAGCCGTTTTGCTAGGAATGGTTTGCAGGTGTGGCATCCTTGTGACAGATCCAAAAAGTTTTGGTAATGATATAggatcctaaaaatctttgtaaacATCCTTCCAAGTACATGTTGAAGTCAAATGTAGATATTCTCAATGTATACTAATGGAGGTTTTTGTTGCAGTGAAATCAAGAAATGATTATTGAATTGGGCTGAAGCAAATGCTGCCACTTTTCTACCGTTTACCAAAATGCAAGCGGCATATGAAGAGCACAACGATTCGACTAATCGTGCTTGAGTAACTGTGACGGCTTCTTCTGGTACGTTTTTCTGGTCTCCAGAGTTCAAACTCGAAATCGCTTTGGAAAAGGAATGAATTTGCTTATTAGCAGACCAACATTGGTGTTGGTTACATACACATAGATAACTTGTTAAGTTTATTGTTTAGTCATGGATTctttttatcttcattgttgctATATGAAGCATGAACACTAGAGTATAATAATAATTTGGGCCTCCATACATGTGTAACACTTGGTAACTTCTACAATGAACTTGAATTTTTCcatgatttaattaatttatttatggaGTGTTGCCAAAATGAAATTGTAAAATGCAAACAGTTCTGGTTTGATATTTAATCATATGATAATTAGTAGCATGAATGAATTGATCAATCAAATCTAACATGTCTCCAAAACAATTCTTTTCCCAATATGTAAACCTCTTATATCCAGTGACCAATTCATGTTTATACACAACAAATTTCAAGAAAAGGTCCAATTTGATTTGCTTTGCCAGCCTCCATATGACTAGACCTAGTTTATTTATAATCTCAACCACATAATAGATTGGAAGATTATAAGCAATTGAATTGTTCTGTTTAGTGAATATAGACTTAGATTATAGTTTATGCATAGCAGTATTCACGGATCTTATTGGATATGACCAAAATCTCAAGCTGATTCATGCTATAAAAATCAGATCGAATCGGATATTCGAATATAAGACAtttcatttgaaaaaaaaaaaactgtttttaacttcttttttttaCATGTTTTACTTCAATAACATTATTAGTAGCATGAATCAATTAATCAATCAAATCTGACATATCTCCTAAACAATGTTTTCCTAAGATGTGAACTACTTATATCCGATGACCAATTCATGTATATACACAAAATCAAACGATGttttaagtaattaatttgggtTAATCAAATGGTTAACTCACTCGTCCATTTAACTAAGTGTTAGGAATTTGAAACCTACTTTGTACATACAACAATCTAGTAACAGGTGACGAATCTTTAAATGGAGTTTCAATTTGCGATGCATTAGTTTTTGGCGCATTGGGCTAAAGAATCATGTGGCAACAAAGAATGATGTTTTAAGTTTTCCAATTTGATTTCCTTGGCCAGCCTTCATATGACTAAGCCAAGTTAATTTATAATCTCAACCACATAATAGATTATAAGAATATATGGAATTGAATCATGCAATGTATTTTATGGACCTAGATTGTCCAACGTTATCCAAGTTGAAATCTTCAAAGTAAAAACCAGCAACTACAAAAATTACATGTCACATACCACTCAATAAATGCATTGAACTATACAAGAAgtaggttattattattattattattgttattattattattattggtaatAATAAGATAAACCCAATATCTGGCTGCTGAAAAAAAGCAGTCAAAACTACCAAAACAACATCATGATTTGTAATTGACACAATTTTGTTCTTAATTGACTTAAACATTACACATCAATTAACCACAATGAATCCAGGCCTAATTAAGAATTAATGTTATTAATGTCCCCAGCAAATTGCTCCTTGTTTAGACAAATTCAAATTTGGCTAAGCAAAGAAAGAATTATGATTAATTGAGTATAATTCACGTCCACAAAACTAAAGCAACCGAAACGGCGGCGGGAAGAGTGGCCTAAGATCAATGATGAAATTCACAATGATGGTGATGAGGATTAAGATTTATCAATAAATTTCCTGAGAAAagggccaaaaaaaaaaaaaaaaagaaagaaaaaaagaaaagaaaagagagagagataaaATGTCAAATAGTTATATACATTGTCATTGGTGATGtggatcttatatatatatatatataaatcatagTGGATATGGATAAGCATGTATAATCATCATATTTTAACTATAGACTTATAATAatgcatatatgtatatatatatatgaacaaatAATCGCGAAggaattttatattagatattttaatttttaataaatttttattttttaaaaattttaaaaattatttttataggaTCAATTTATCtctctattattttaaaaaaattaatttatttcaaagtatatttttaattaattgtcttataattaaaatttattagaaatttaTTCGTTTATCATGCATATTAAAACTTAACTATAAATAATAAGAAACT is a window from the Arachis hypogaea cultivar Tifrunner chromosome 17, arahy.Tifrunner.gnm2.J5K5, whole genome shotgun sequence genome containing:
- the LOC112766013 gene encoding uncharacterized protein gives rise to the protein MHTIFLVQHHSAKKKFQLSPPHSAMPTLSRHHHLLLLRRLRHLLPSSFSTHSLPPPQPPLSDPFLVEKVLLSLKHNNLNSLHNHLNNNLNRSDPFPLIVDILRRCHQNPTLANRFLHALSFTSPNLKHSTRSLGAMVHALVRLRKVPEAQALLLRMIRKSGVTRREIIDSLINGDSCSNVNVSVFDLLIRTYVQSRKLREGSEAFELLRGRGFCVSINACNALLGALVRIGWVDLAFNVYDSVVNSGMHVNVYTLNIMVNALCKDGRLEYVKDFLDGMENKGVFADGVTYNTLINAHCREGLLSKAFELMNSMASKGLRPGVFTYNAIINGLCKKGNYARAREVLDEMLANGLSPDATTFNPLLVESCRKDNVREAEKVFNEMLHHGVVPDSISFSSIIGVFSRNGNLDRALAYFNSMRGSGSVPDTVIYTILIDGYCRNGKMLEALRMRNEMVEQGCVMDVVTYNTLLNGLCKGKMLADADELFKEMVERGVFPDFYTLTTLIHGYCKDGNMNKALGLFDTMTQRNLKPDVVTYNTLIDGFCKIGEMDKAKELWSDMLSRNIVPNHISFSILINGFCSLGLMSEAFGLWDEMVEKDIKPSLVTCNTIVKGYLRAGDVSKADDFLNRMISGGVSPDGITYNTLINGFVKEENLGRAFMLINDMVQQGILPDVITYNAILFGYCRQGRMKEAEKVLRMMIDKGINPDKSTYTALINGHVSQDNLKEAFRFHDEMLQRGFVPEDNV